In Erpetoichthys calabaricus chromosome 6, fErpCal1.3, whole genome shotgun sequence, one genomic interval encodes:
- the LOC127528363 gene encoding uncharacterized protein LOC127528363 has protein sequence MKMEKTFSYRRQEVIQGQPLIADFKSRWPSLFTQKEIDKEFLRISTVPLLSTFFFEIDRYTPRMMEIFQCKGGVAGRKMRHIMMAVSKDDTIHSRRACILKSLCVYLNEDHEKLVKEYTNTEANTEAMEQTVMGVYVIQQEGAEPGDDPENIGVLIEGVEVLTGLRSIAIACALLFGLIYCLNLSYPPELKCTFEVLQKIIMNLDGQRLSSKAQFLKNKLMG, from the exons ATGAAAATGGAGAAGACTTTCTCATACAGAAGGCAAGAAGTTATTCAAGGACAGCCCTTGATTGCAGACTTCAAAAGCAGATGGCCATCTCTGTTCACTCAGAAAGAG ATCGACAAGGAATTCCTGCGCATATCGACTGTACCACTGCTATCTACATTCTTTTTTGAGATAGACAGGTACACTCCACGCATGATGGAGATCTTTCAATGTAAAGGTGGGGTGGCTGGAAGAAAAATGAGACACATCATGATGGCCGTCTCCAAG GATGACACAATACATTCAAGACGAGCATGCATCCTCAAGTCCTTGTGCGTCTACCTGAACGAAGACCACGAGAAACTTGTGAAGGAATACACA aacactgaggcCAACACTGAAGCCATGGAGCAAACTGTGATGGGAGTGTATGTCATACAGCAGGAGGGTGCAGAGCCTGGAGATGACCCAGAGAATATTGGTGTCCTGATTGAAGGTGTGGAGGTTCTCACCGGTTTGAGGAGCATCGCGATTGCTTGTGCTCTGTTATTTGGACTGATATACTGTCTGAACCTAAGCTACCCACCGGAGCTCAAATGCACTTTTGAAGTCTTGCAAAAAATTATCATGAATTTGGATGGGCAGAGGTTGTCATCCAAGGCACAGTTCCTAAAAAACAAGCTAATGGGGTGA